In Carassius carassius chromosome 5, fCarCar2.1, whole genome shotgun sequence, one genomic interval encodes:
- the LOC132141542 gene encoding probable global transcription activator SNF2L1 isoform X2, producing MSDEELPSTSREAHAEKEEEDAPFLLDPPPKAAVKESLADPEYEEKRKTDRANRFEFLLKQTELFAHFIQPASQKSPTSPLKVKVGRPRIKQDEKQNLLSVGDNRHRRTEQEEDEELLSESRKAANVLVRFEESPSYVKNGALRDYQIRGLNWMISLYENGINGILADEMGLGKTLQTIALLGYLKHYRNIPGPHMVLVPKSTLHNWMNEFKCWVPTLKAVCLIGDKDERAAFIRDVMMPGEWDVCVTSYEMVIREKSVFKKFNWRYLVIDEAHRIKNEKSKLSEIVREFKTTNRLLLTGTPLQNNLHELWSLLNFLLPDVFNSASDFDSWFDTNNCLGDQKLVERLHAVLRPFLLRRIKAEVEKSLPPKKEVKIYLGLTKMQREWYTRILMKDIDILNSAGKMDKMRLLNILMQLRKCCNHPYLFDGAEPGPPYTTDTHLATNSGKMVVLDKLLPKVQEQGSRVLIFSQMTRMLDILEDYCMWRGFEYCRLDGNTPHEAREQAIDAFNAPNSSKFIFMLSTRAGGLGINLATADVVILYDSDWNPQVDLQAMDRAHRIGQRKPVKVFRLITDNTVEERIVERAEMKLRLDSIVIQQGRLIDQQNKLGKDDMLQMIRHGATHVFASKDSELTDEDIDTILERGAKKTAEMNERLKKLGESSLRNFSMDTGGTETSLYKFEGEDYREKQKLSLIEWIEPPKRERKANYAVDAYFREALRVSEPRAPKAPRPPKQPNIQDFQFFPPHLFELLEMEILYYRKTIGYKVPRNPDISNSAQVQKEEQAKIDEAEPLTPEETEEKEKLLTQGFTNWNKRDFNQFIKANEKYGRDDIDNIAREVEGKTPEEVMEYSAVFWERCNELQDIEKIMAQIERGEARIQRRISIKKALDAKIARYKAPFHQLRIQYGTNKGKNYTEEEDRFLICMLHKMGFDKEYVYEELRQCVRNAPQFRFDWFIKSRTAMELQRRCNTLISLIEKENMEIEEKERAEKKRRTPKGQSAQKRKAEVSCDRKEKKSRT from the exons ATGTCGGACGAAGAGCTACCGTCTACTTCTCGGGAGGCGCACGCGGAGAAGGAAGAG GAAGACGCACCATTTCTCCTGGACCCTCCTCCTAAAGCAGCTGTGAAGGAGAGCTTGGCTGACCCTGAGTATGAGGAAAAAAGA AAAACAGACCGTGCCAACAGGTTTGAGTTCCTGCTGAAGCAGACAGAGCTGTTCGCTCATTTCATTCAGCCTGCCAGTCAGAAATCCCCCACCTCACCTCTGAAGGTCAAGGTGGGGAGACCCCGAATCAAACAGGATGAGAAACAGAACCTGCTGTCTGTCGGAGA TAACCGTCATCGTCGAACAGagcaggaggaggatgaggaactCTTATCTGAGAGCAGGAAGGCAGCTAATGTTCTTGTTCGCTTTGAGGAGTCACCATCAT ATGTAAAGAATGGAGCTTTGAGAGATTATCAAATCCGAGGCCTGAACTGGATGATTTCTCTGTATGAAAACGGCATCAATGGCATCCTGGCTGATGAGATG GGTCTGGGTAAGACCCTGCAGACAATCGCGTTGCTAGGCTACTTGAAGCACTACAGGAACATTCCCGGCCCCCACATGGTCCTAGTGCCCAAATCTACCCTCCATAACTGGATGAATGAATTCAAGTGCTGGGTGCCCACCCTGAAGGCCGTCTGTCTCATTGGGGATAAAGATGAAAGA GCAGCGTTCATACGTGACGTGATGATGCCCGGTGAATGGGACGTGTGCGTGACATCGTACGAGATGGTGATTCGGGAGAAATCTGTCTTTAAGAAGTTTAACTGGCGCTATCTGGTTATCGATGAGGCCCATCGTATCAAAAACGAGAAATCAAAG TTGTCAGAGATTGTGCGTGAGTTTAAGACGACCAATCGTCTGTTGTTGACTGGAACCCCACTGCAGAATAATCTACATGAGCTCTGGTCGCTTTTGAACTTTCTGCTGCCTGATGTGTTCAACTCTGCCAGT GATTTTGATTCCTGGTTTGACACAAATAACTGTCTTGGTGACCAGAAGCTGGTTGAAAGACTTCATGCA GTTCTGCGTCCATTCCTGCTGCGTCGTATAAAAGCTGAGGTGGAGAAGAGTCTTCCTCCTAAGAAAGAGGTGAAGATTTACCTGGGGCTTACTAAAATGCAGAGAGAGTG GTACACACGTATCCTAATGAAGGATATTGACATCCTGAACTCTGCCGGTAAGATGGATAAGATGCGACTTTTGAATATTTTGATGCAGCTGCGGAAATGCTGCAACCATCCGTACCTGTTTGACGGGGCGGAACCTGGTCCCCCATACACCACGGACACACACTTAGCCACCAACAGCGGCAAGATGGTTGTGCTGGATAAGCTTCTTCCTAAGGTGCAAGAGCAAG GATCCAGAGTGTTAATATTCAGCCAGATGACACGGATGTTGGATATTCTGGAAGATTATTGCATGTGGAGAGGGTTCGAGTACTGTAGATTGGATGGCAATACACCTCACGAGGCCAGAGAG CAAGCCATAGATGCTTTTAATGCCCCGAACAGCAGTAAATTTATCTTCATGCTGAGCACACGGGCAGGTGGGCTGGGAATAAATTTGGCTACGGCTGATGTAGTGATTCTCTACGACTCAGACTGGAACCCACAGGTGGACCTGCAGGCCATG GACCGTGCTCATCGTATCGGACAGAGGAAACCAGTAAAAGTGTTCAGGTTGATCACAGACAACACAGTGGAGGAGAGGATTGTGGAGAGAGCGGAGATGAAGCTACGGCTGGACTCTATAGTGATTCAGCAGG GACGACTGATTGATCAGCAGAATAAACTGGGGAAGGATGATATGCTACAAATGATTCGCCATGGAGCAACACACGTGTTTGCCTCTAAAGACAGTGAACTAACAGATGAAGACATCGACACCATTCTGGAAAGAGGTGCCAAGAAG ACGGCAGAGATGAACGAACGCTTGAAGAAACTCGGCGAGAGCTCACTGAGGAACTTCTCCATGGACACGGGCGGCACCGAGACCAGCCTTTACAAATTTGAGGGAGAGGATTACAGAGAGAAACAAAAA CTAAGTTTGATCGAATGGATCGAGCCTCCTAAGAGAGAAAGGAAGGCCAATTATGCTGTAGATGCTTACTTCAGAGAAGCACTGCGAGTCAGCGAACCAAGAGCCCCGAAG GCTCCTCGGCCTCCAAAGCAGCCCAACATCCAGGACTTTCAGTTCTTTCCACCACATCTCTTTGAGCTGCTGGAGATGGAGATTCTTTACTACAGGAAAACCATCGGATACAAG GTTCCACGTAATCCAGATATCTCGAATTCAGCACAGGTCCAAAAAGAGGAACAAGCAAAGATAGACGAGGCCGAACCGCTCACACCTGAAGAGACAGAGGAAAAAGAGAAACTACTCACACAA GGTTTCACAAACTGGAACAAGCGGGATTTCAATCAGTTTATTAAAGCAAATGAGAAGTATGGTCGTGATGACATTGACAACATTGCCAGAGAGGTGGAGGGAAAGACACCTGAGGAAGTCATGGAATACTCCG CGGTGTTTTGGGAACGCTGTAATGAGCTGCAGGATATTGAGAAGATCATGGCTCAGATAGAGCGAGGAGAAGCTCGCATCCAGAGACGCATCAGCATCAAAAAAGCCTTGGATGCCAAG ATAGCGCGGTACAAGGCTCCGTTCCACCAGCTCCGCATACAATATGGCACGAACAAAGGAAAGAACTACACCGAG GAGGAAGACAGGTTTCTGATTTGCATGTTGCATAAGATGGGCTTCGATAAAGAATATGTCTATGAAGAACTTCGACAGTGTGTACGGAACGCTCCACAATTCAGATTTGACTGGTTCATCAAATCCAGGACTGCTATG
- the gab3 gene encoding GRB2-associated-binding protein 3, producing MSTEDVVCTGWLIKSPPEKKLKRFSWRKRWFVLRRGRMSGNPDVLEYYRSKSSRKPIRSIDLQECEVTIEAEVRPTKRQYQNQHLFVVKTTTRIFYLLAKTAEEMNIWVQNIGQICMFGGLNRHTESMDSLNRTSSSQQPSPALSPHVSLVANQDTVTVENHEVLDRPSESEISPPLDYLFLSQCETGTKSIVRSNSISNSERSFEQSSSEYTEDVFSPTPRIDSSPSSFLLGGMCEPPFSAPSGPLSLSSSHSSCLSSPMSLRRPQDIFRFDRPFYGTSDPQTPPPLPPKPTHLSDHHCYEDTSCNQPQPALLPRRTSLSGIDHFKRVEYDNAGRNWNKRLSLNLPIFLNTTVTENHSEDSYVPMASPPIGCSDVTSDGYIPMSPSTLPISFLTNGKTELPSPSNSDLEPPPVDRNLKPRIRARPPPLDLRGLSTISECPFHVPLTRTMTEPSTSLQSDPLDRRRVWGLNGSEQEGSITPTESRLLFPACDSAPWMRPSQLDYLSLDFNSASPSPVQKKALLADEYRVDYVKVDEKKTQALQNTKLEWKDVRQSKA from the exons ATGAGCACAGAAGATGTGGTGTGCACAGGATGGCTCATAAAATCCCCTCCGGAGAAGAAGCTAAAGAGATTT TCATGGCGAAAGCGATGGTTTGTTTTGCGGAGGGGTCGGATGAGCGGGAATCCTGATGTTTTGGAATATTACCGTAGCAAGAGCTCCCGAAAACCCATCAGAAGCATCGACCTGCAGGAGTGCGAGGTCACCATCGAGGCAGAGGTGCGGCCCACTAAACGCCAGTACCAGAATCAGCACCTGTTTGTGGTCAAGACCACCACGCGCATCTTTTACCTGCTGGCCAAAACAGCAGAAGAGATGAACATCTGGGTACAGAACATTGGACAGATTTGCATGTTTGGAGGACTGAACAGACATACAG AATCAATGGACAGTCTTAATCGCACTTCCTCTTCCCAGCAGCCCTCTCCTGCACTCTCTCCTCATGTTTCTCTCGTGGCCAATCAGGACACAGTTACCGTCGAAAACCACGAAGTCCTGGACAGGCCCAGCGAATCAGAGATCAGTCCTCCACTTGActacctctttctctctcagtgtGAAACCGGCACGAAGAGCATCGTCAG GTCTAACAGCATCTCTAACTCTGAACGCTCCTTTGAGCAGAGCTCGTCTGAGTACACAGAGGATGTGTTTAGCCCCACCCCACGCATTGACTCCTCCCCCTCCTCTTTTCTTTTGGGTGGGATGTGTGAGCCCCCATTCAGTGCCCCCAGTggcccgctctctctctcttcctcccatTCGTCCTGCCTCTCGTCTCCCATGTCTCTACGCCGGCCACAGGACATTTTCAGATTCGACAGGCCCTTCTACGGTACATCAGACCCACAGACCCCTCCTCCCCTCCCACCCAAACCTACACACCTGTCCGATCATCATTGTTATGAGGATACCAGCTGTAATCAGCCACAACCTGCTCTCCTCCCTCGCAGGACGTCACTTTCAGGAATAGACCACTTTAAGAGAG TAGAGTATGACAATGCTGGAAGAAACTGGAACAAACGTCTAAGCCTCAACTTG CCAATATTTCTGAATACCACAGTTACTGAAAACCACTCTGAGGATTCATATGTGCCCATGGCCTCCCCACCGATCGGCTGCTCTGATGTGACTTCAGACGGATACATACCCATGAGCCCCTCCACCCTCCCCATCTCCTTTCTCACTAACGGCAAAACAGAACTGCCTTCGCCTTCCAATTCTGACCTTGAGCCACCTCCAGTCGACCGCAACCTTAAACCAAGAATACGGG CTCGACCGCCTCCTTTAGACCTGCGGGGTCTGTCCACAATTTCTGAATGTCCTTTCCATGTTCCCCTCACACGCACAATGACAGAACCCAG CACATCACTTCAGTCTGATCCTCTGGACAGGCGGCGGGTATGGGGCCTAAACGGCTCTGAACAGGAAGGGAGCATCACGCCAACG GAGTCTCGGCTCTTGTTCCCAGCTTGTGATTCTGCTCCCTGGATGAGGCCGTCTCAGCTGGATTACTTGTCACTTGACTTTAATTCTGCCTCCCCCTCACCTGTTCAGAAG
- the LOC132141542 gene encoding probable global transcription activator SNF2L1 isoform X1: MKAERILCSTLQIRRGGTHSIDQGQSERERAKEEEQTEDAPFLLDPPPKAAVKESLADPEYEEKRKTDRANRFEFLLKQTELFAHFIQPASQKSPTSPLKVKVGRPRIKQDEKQNLLSVGDNRHRRTEQEEDEELLSESRKAANVLVRFEESPSYVKNGALRDYQIRGLNWMISLYENGINGILADEMGLGKTLQTIALLGYLKHYRNIPGPHMVLVPKSTLHNWMNEFKCWVPTLKAVCLIGDKDERAAFIRDVMMPGEWDVCVTSYEMVIREKSVFKKFNWRYLVIDEAHRIKNEKSKLSEIVREFKTTNRLLLTGTPLQNNLHELWSLLNFLLPDVFNSASDFDSWFDTNNCLGDQKLVERLHAVLRPFLLRRIKAEVEKSLPPKKEVKIYLGLTKMQREWYTRILMKDIDILNSAGKMDKMRLLNILMQLRKCCNHPYLFDGAEPGPPYTTDTHLATNSGKMVVLDKLLPKVQEQGSRVLIFSQMTRMLDILEDYCMWRGFEYCRLDGNTPHEAREQAIDAFNAPNSSKFIFMLSTRAGGLGINLATADVVILYDSDWNPQVDLQAMDRAHRIGQRKPVKVFRLITDNTVEERIVERAEMKLRLDSIVIQQGRLIDQQNKLGKDDMLQMIRHGATHVFASKDSELTDEDIDTILERGAKKTAEMNERLKKLGESSLRNFSMDTGGTETSLYKFEGEDYREKQKLSLIEWIEPPKRERKANYAVDAYFREALRVSEPRAPKAPRPPKQPNIQDFQFFPPHLFELLEMEILYYRKTIGYKVPRNPDISNSAQVQKEEQAKIDEAEPLTPEETEEKEKLLTQGFTNWNKRDFNQFIKANEKYGRDDIDNIAREVEGKTPEEVMEYSAVFWERCNELQDIEKIMAQIERGEARIQRRISIKKALDAKIARYKAPFHQLRIQYGTNKGKNYTEEEDRFLICMLHKMGFDKEYVYEELRQCVRNAPQFRFDWFIKSRTAMELQRRCNTLISLIEKENMEIEEKERAEKKRRTPKGQSAQKRKAEVSCDRKEKKSRT; encoded by the exons ATGAAGGCAGAGAGAATCCTGTGCTCAACCCTCCAAATACGGAGAGGAGGAACTCACAGCATCGACCAAggacagagtgagagagaaagagcgaaagAGGAGGAACAAACA GAAGACGCACCATTTCTCCTGGACCCTCCTCCTAAAGCAGCTGTGAAGGAGAGCTTGGCTGACCCTGAGTATGAGGAAAAAAGA AAAACAGACCGTGCCAACAGGTTTGAGTTCCTGCTGAAGCAGACAGAGCTGTTCGCTCATTTCATTCAGCCTGCCAGTCAGAAATCCCCCACCTCACCTCTGAAGGTCAAGGTGGGGAGACCCCGAATCAAACAGGATGAGAAACAGAACCTGCTGTCTGTCGGAGA TAACCGTCATCGTCGAACAGagcaggaggaggatgaggaactCTTATCTGAGAGCAGGAAGGCAGCTAATGTTCTTGTTCGCTTTGAGGAGTCACCATCAT ATGTAAAGAATGGAGCTTTGAGAGATTATCAAATCCGAGGCCTGAACTGGATGATTTCTCTGTATGAAAACGGCATCAATGGCATCCTGGCTGATGAGATG GGTCTGGGTAAGACCCTGCAGACAATCGCGTTGCTAGGCTACTTGAAGCACTACAGGAACATTCCCGGCCCCCACATGGTCCTAGTGCCCAAATCTACCCTCCATAACTGGATGAATGAATTCAAGTGCTGGGTGCCCACCCTGAAGGCCGTCTGTCTCATTGGGGATAAAGATGAAAGA GCAGCGTTCATACGTGACGTGATGATGCCCGGTGAATGGGACGTGTGCGTGACATCGTACGAGATGGTGATTCGGGAGAAATCTGTCTTTAAGAAGTTTAACTGGCGCTATCTGGTTATCGATGAGGCCCATCGTATCAAAAACGAGAAATCAAAG TTGTCAGAGATTGTGCGTGAGTTTAAGACGACCAATCGTCTGTTGTTGACTGGAACCCCACTGCAGAATAATCTACATGAGCTCTGGTCGCTTTTGAACTTTCTGCTGCCTGATGTGTTCAACTCTGCCAGT GATTTTGATTCCTGGTTTGACACAAATAACTGTCTTGGTGACCAGAAGCTGGTTGAAAGACTTCATGCA GTTCTGCGTCCATTCCTGCTGCGTCGTATAAAAGCTGAGGTGGAGAAGAGTCTTCCTCCTAAGAAAGAGGTGAAGATTTACCTGGGGCTTACTAAAATGCAGAGAGAGTG GTACACACGTATCCTAATGAAGGATATTGACATCCTGAACTCTGCCGGTAAGATGGATAAGATGCGACTTTTGAATATTTTGATGCAGCTGCGGAAATGCTGCAACCATCCGTACCTGTTTGACGGGGCGGAACCTGGTCCCCCATACACCACGGACACACACTTAGCCACCAACAGCGGCAAGATGGTTGTGCTGGATAAGCTTCTTCCTAAGGTGCAAGAGCAAG GATCCAGAGTGTTAATATTCAGCCAGATGACACGGATGTTGGATATTCTGGAAGATTATTGCATGTGGAGAGGGTTCGAGTACTGTAGATTGGATGGCAATACACCTCACGAGGCCAGAGAG CAAGCCATAGATGCTTTTAATGCCCCGAACAGCAGTAAATTTATCTTCATGCTGAGCACACGGGCAGGTGGGCTGGGAATAAATTTGGCTACGGCTGATGTAGTGATTCTCTACGACTCAGACTGGAACCCACAGGTGGACCTGCAGGCCATG GACCGTGCTCATCGTATCGGACAGAGGAAACCAGTAAAAGTGTTCAGGTTGATCACAGACAACACAGTGGAGGAGAGGATTGTGGAGAGAGCGGAGATGAAGCTACGGCTGGACTCTATAGTGATTCAGCAGG GACGACTGATTGATCAGCAGAATAAACTGGGGAAGGATGATATGCTACAAATGATTCGCCATGGAGCAACACACGTGTTTGCCTCTAAAGACAGTGAACTAACAGATGAAGACATCGACACCATTCTGGAAAGAGGTGCCAAGAAG ACGGCAGAGATGAACGAACGCTTGAAGAAACTCGGCGAGAGCTCACTGAGGAACTTCTCCATGGACACGGGCGGCACCGAGACCAGCCTTTACAAATTTGAGGGAGAGGATTACAGAGAGAAACAAAAA CTAAGTTTGATCGAATGGATCGAGCCTCCTAAGAGAGAAAGGAAGGCCAATTATGCTGTAGATGCTTACTTCAGAGAAGCACTGCGAGTCAGCGAACCAAGAGCCCCGAAG GCTCCTCGGCCTCCAAAGCAGCCCAACATCCAGGACTTTCAGTTCTTTCCACCACATCTCTTTGAGCTGCTGGAGATGGAGATTCTTTACTACAGGAAAACCATCGGATACAAG GTTCCACGTAATCCAGATATCTCGAATTCAGCACAGGTCCAAAAAGAGGAACAAGCAAAGATAGACGAGGCCGAACCGCTCACACCTGAAGAGACAGAGGAAAAAGAGAAACTACTCACACAA GGTTTCACAAACTGGAACAAGCGGGATTTCAATCAGTTTATTAAAGCAAATGAGAAGTATGGTCGTGATGACATTGACAACATTGCCAGAGAGGTGGAGGGAAAGACACCTGAGGAAGTCATGGAATACTCCG CGGTGTTTTGGGAACGCTGTAATGAGCTGCAGGATATTGAGAAGATCATGGCTCAGATAGAGCGAGGAGAAGCTCGCATCCAGAGACGCATCAGCATCAAAAAAGCCTTGGATGCCAAG ATAGCGCGGTACAAGGCTCCGTTCCACCAGCTCCGCATACAATATGGCACGAACAAAGGAAAGAACTACACCGAG GAGGAAGACAGGTTTCTGATTTGCATGTTGCATAAGATGGGCTTCGATAAAGAATATGTCTATGAAGAACTTCGACAGTGTGTACGGAACGCTCCACAATTCAGATTTGACTGGTTCATCAAATCCAGGACTGCTATG
- the LOC132141542 gene encoding probable global transcription activator SNF2L1 isoform X3, whose amino-acid sequence MKAERILCSTLQIRRGGTHSIDQGQSERERAKEEEQTEDAPFLLDPPPKAAVKESLADPEYEEKRKTDRANRFEFLLKQTELFAHFIQPASQKSPTSPLKVKVGRPRIKQDEKQNLLSVGDNRHRRTEQEEDEELLSESRKAANVLVRFEESPSYVKNGALRDYQIRGLNWMISLYENGINGILADEMGLGKTLQTIALLGYLKHYRNIPGPHMVLVPKSTLHNWMNEFKCWVPTLKAVCLIGDKDERAAFIRDVMMPGEWDVCVTSYEMVIREKSVFKKFNWRYLVIDEAHRIKNEKSKLSEIVREFKTTNRLLLTGTPLQNNLHELWSLLNFLLPDVFNSASDFDSWFDTNNCLGDQKLVERLHAVLRPFLLRRIKAEVEKSLPPKKEVKIYLGLTKMQREWYTRILMKDIDILNSAGKMDKMRLLNILMQLRKCCNHPYLFDGAEPGPPYTTDTHLATNSGKMVVLDKLLPKVQEQGSRVLIFSQMTRMLDILEDYCMWRGFEYCRLDGNTPHEAREQAIDAFNAPNSSKFIFMLSTRAGGLGINLATADVVILYDSDWNPQVDLQAMDRAHRIGQRKPVKVFRLITDNTVEERIVERAEMKLRLDSIVIQQGRLIDQQNKLGKDDMLQMIRHGATHVFASKDSELTDEDIDTILERGAKKTAEMNERLKKLGESSLRNFSMDTGGTETSLYKFEGEDYREKQKLSLIEWIEPPKRERKANYAVDAYFREALRVSEPRAPKAPRPPKQPNIQDFQFFPPHLFELLEMEILYYRKTIGYKVPRNPDISNSAQVQKEEQAKIDEAEPLTPEETEEKEKLLTQGFTNWNKRDFNQFIKANEKYGRDDIDNIAREVEGKTPEEVMEYSAVFWERCNELQDIEKIMAQIERGEARIQRRISIKKALDAKIARYKAPFHQLRIQYGTNKGKNYTEEEDRFLICMLHKMGFDKEYVYEELRQCVRNAPQFRFDWFIKSRTAMAQKRKAEVSCDRKEKKSRT is encoded by the exons ATGAAGGCAGAGAGAATCCTGTGCTCAACCCTCCAAATACGGAGAGGAGGAACTCACAGCATCGACCAAggacagagtgagagagaaagagcgaaagAGGAGGAACAAACA GAAGACGCACCATTTCTCCTGGACCCTCCTCCTAAAGCAGCTGTGAAGGAGAGCTTGGCTGACCCTGAGTATGAGGAAAAAAGA AAAACAGACCGTGCCAACAGGTTTGAGTTCCTGCTGAAGCAGACAGAGCTGTTCGCTCATTTCATTCAGCCTGCCAGTCAGAAATCCCCCACCTCACCTCTGAAGGTCAAGGTGGGGAGACCCCGAATCAAACAGGATGAGAAACAGAACCTGCTGTCTGTCGGAGA TAACCGTCATCGTCGAACAGagcaggaggaggatgaggaactCTTATCTGAGAGCAGGAAGGCAGCTAATGTTCTTGTTCGCTTTGAGGAGTCACCATCAT ATGTAAAGAATGGAGCTTTGAGAGATTATCAAATCCGAGGCCTGAACTGGATGATTTCTCTGTATGAAAACGGCATCAATGGCATCCTGGCTGATGAGATG GGTCTGGGTAAGACCCTGCAGACAATCGCGTTGCTAGGCTACTTGAAGCACTACAGGAACATTCCCGGCCCCCACATGGTCCTAGTGCCCAAATCTACCCTCCATAACTGGATGAATGAATTCAAGTGCTGGGTGCCCACCCTGAAGGCCGTCTGTCTCATTGGGGATAAAGATGAAAGA GCAGCGTTCATACGTGACGTGATGATGCCCGGTGAATGGGACGTGTGCGTGACATCGTACGAGATGGTGATTCGGGAGAAATCTGTCTTTAAGAAGTTTAACTGGCGCTATCTGGTTATCGATGAGGCCCATCGTATCAAAAACGAGAAATCAAAG TTGTCAGAGATTGTGCGTGAGTTTAAGACGACCAATCGTCTGTTGTTGACTGGAACCCCACTGCAGAATAATCTACATGAGCTCTGGTCGCTTTTGAACTTTCTGCTGCCTGATGTGTTCAACTCTGCCAGT GATTTTGATTCCTGGTTTGACACAAATAACTGTCTTGGTGACCAGAAGCTGGTTGAAAGACTTCATGCA GTTCTGCGTCCATTCCTGCTGCGTCGTATAAAAGCTGAGGTGGAGAAGAGTCTTCCTCCTAAGAAAGAGGTGAAGATTTACCTGGGGCTTACTAAAATGCAGAGAGAGTG GTACACACGTATCCTAATGAAGGATATTGACATCCTGAACTCTGCCGGTAAGATGGATAAGATGCGACTTTTGAATATTTTGATGCAGCTGCGGAAATGCTGCAACCATCCGTACCTGTTTGACGGGGCGGAACCTGGTCCCCCATACACCACGGACACACACTTAGCCACCAACAGCGGCAAGATGGTTGTGCTGGATAAGCTTCTTCCTAAGGTGCAAGAGCAAG GATCCAGAGTGTTAATATTCAGCCAGATGACACGGATGTTGGATATTCTGGAAGATTATTGCATGTGGAGAGGGTTCGAGTACTGTAGATTGGATGGCAATACACCTCACGAGGCCAGAGAG CAAGCCATAGATGCTTTTAATGCCCCGAACAGCAGTAAATTTATCTTCATGCTGAGCACACGGGCAGGTGGGCTGGGAATAAATTTGGCTACGGCTGATGTAGTGATTCTCTACGACTCAGACTGGAACCCACAGGTGGACCTGCAGGCCATG GACCGTGCTCATCGTATCGGACAGAGGAAACCAGTAAAAGTGTTCAGGTTGATCACAGACAACACAGTGGAGGAGAGGATTGTGGAGAGAGCGGAGATGAAGCTACGGCTGGACTCTATAGTGATTCAGCAGG GACGACTGATTGATCAGCAGAATAAACTGGGGAAGGATGATATGCTACAAATGATTCGCCATGGAGCAACACACGTGTTTGCCTCTAAAGACAGTGAACTAACAGATGAAGACATCGACACCATTCTGGAAAGAGGTGCCAAGAAG ACGGCAGAGATGAACGAACGCTTGAAGAAACTCGGCGAGAGCTCACTGAGGAACTTCTCCATGGACACGGGCGGCACCGAGACCAGCCTTTACAAATTTGAGGGAGAGGATTACAGAGAGAAACAAAAA CTAAGTTTGATCGAATGGATCGAGCCTCCTAAGAGAGAAAGGAAGGCCAATTATGCTGTAGATGCTTACTTCAGAGAAGCACTGCGAGTCAGCGAACCAAGAGCCCCGAAG GCTCCTCGGCCTCCAAAGCAGCCCAACATCCAGGACTTTCAGTTCTTTCCACCACATCTCTTTGAGCTGCTGGAGATGGAGATTCTTTACTACAGGAAAACCATCGGATACAAG GTTCCACGTAATCCAGATATCTCGAATTCAGCACAGGTCCAAAAAGAGGAACAAGCAAAGATAGACGAGGCCGAACCGCTCACACCTGAAGAGACAGAGGAAAAAGAGAAACTACTCACACAA GGTTTCACAAACTGGAACAAGCGGGATTTCAATCAGTTTATTAAAGCAAATGAGAAGTATGGTCGTGATGACATTGACAACATTGCCAGAGAGGTGGAGGGAAAGACACCTGAGGAAGTCATGGAATACTCCG CGGTGTTTTGGGAACGCTGTAATGAGCTGCAGGATATTGAGAAGATCATGGCTCAGATAGAGCGAGGAGAAGCTCGCATCCAGAGACGCATCAGCATCAAAAAAGCCTTGGATGCCAAG ATAGCGCGGTACAAGGCTCCGTTCCACCAGCTCCGCATACAATATGGCACGAACAAAGGAAAGAACTACACCGAG GAGGAAGACAGGTTTCTGATTTGCATGTTGCATAAGATGGGCTTCGATAAAGAATATGTCTATGAAGAACTTCGACAGTGTGTACGGAACGCTCCACAATTCAGATTTGACTGGTTCATCAAATCCAGGACTGCTATG